Proteins encoded within one genomic window of Castellaniella sp.:
- a CDS encoding valine--tRNA ligase — protein sequence MSDSSSASLPKSFEPQDIESRWYAYWNQQGLFAGGQHVAPAPGRASTPFAIQFPPPNVTGTLHMGHAFNQTIMDGLIRYHRMNGDDTVFIPGTDHAGIATQIVVERQLDAEGVSRHDLGRDKFLDRVWAWKEQSGNTITGQFRRLGSSCDWTREYFTMDQRLSRGVVEVFVRLYEQGLIYRGKRLVNWDPVLGTAVSDLEVVSAEEDGHMWEIRYPLSIPVAGLTHLVVATTRPETMLGDVAVMVHPEDERYAHLIGQTVVLPLVGREIPVIADDYVDRDFGTGVVKVTPAHDFNDYAVGQRHGLPMISVLTLDAKVCEDAPAAYRGLDRFAARKQIVSDLESQGLLLQVRDHKLMVPRGDRTNSIIEPMLTDQWFVAMSQPAPADSLHPGKSITQVALEVVADGRVQFVPENWTTTYNQWLEKIQDWCISRQLWWGHQIPAWYAEDGRIFVAKSAEDAERQAREAGVTGPLTRDSDVLDTWFSSALVPFTDLGWPDQTPDLTRYLPSGVLVTGFDIIFFWVARMIMMSMHQTGQVPFRTVYVHGLVCDMEGKKMSKSKGNTIDPVDLIDGIALEPLLAKRTAGLMNPKQADSIRKRTRKDYPDGIPAYGADALRFTMAAYATLGRNINFDLKRCEGYRNFCNKLWNATRFVLMNVEGHPLGQAQPNDLSFADRWIIDGLQQLITDVHTGFAQYRFDQVADRLYHFIWDEYCDWYLELAKVRLNTGDAIQQAATRRTLIHVLETLLRLVHPIMPFITEELWQKVSVAAGVRQADTPASISVQAFPQTNDVLLAPEAAQLMTEFKSLTDAIRALRGEMSLVPSQRVPLLVQGATTDLAELAPYLMALARLENVQAVDQLPDLGAPVQVVGTTQLMLHVEIDIAAECARLDKEIDRLEKEIAKANGKLSNSSFIERAPAAVVDQEKARLVQFGETLDRVRAQRIRLQA from the coding sequence ATGAGCGACTCTTCTTCCGCCTCCCTGCCCAAAAGCTTCGAACCCCAGGACATCGAGTCCCGTTGGTATGCCTACTGGAACCAACAAGGCCTGTTTGCCGGGGGACAGCATGTCGCCCCTGCACCCGGCCGGGCATCCACGCCCTTTGCCATCCAGTTTCCGCCGCCCAATGTCACGGGCACCCTGCATATGGGCCATGCCTTCAATCAGACCATCATGGATGGCCTGATCCGCTACCACCGCATGAACGGCGACGATACGGTCTTTATCCCAGGCACCGACCATGCCGGGATTGCCACCCAGATCGTGGTCGAGCGCCAACTGGATGCCGAAGGCGTGTCGCGCCATGACCTGGGCCGCGATAAATTTCTGGATCGCGTCTGGGCCTGGAAAGAACAATCCGGCAATACCATCACCGGGCAATTTCGCCGCCTGGGTTCATCGTGCGACTGGACGCGCGAATACTTCACCATGGACCAGCGCCTTTCGCGCGGCGTCGTCGAGGTCTTCGTCCGGCTGTACGAACAAGGCCTGATCTACCGTGGCAAGCGCCTGGTCAACTGGGACCCGGTGCTGGGCACCGCAGTCTCCGACCTGGAAGTCGTCAGCGCCGAAGAAGACGGCCACATGTGGGAAATCCGCTACCCCCTGAGCATCCCGGTGGCGGGGTTGACCCATCTGGTCGTGGCCACCACCCGGCCTGAAACCATGCTGGGCGACGTAGCCGTCATGGTCCACCCCGAAGACGAACGCTATGCCCACCTGATTGGCCAGACCGTCGTCCTGCCGCTGGTCGGCCGCGAGATCCCCGTGATTGCCGATGATTATGTCGACCGGGATTTCGGCACTGGCGTGGTCAAAGTCACCCCCGCCCACGATTTCAACGACTACGCCGTGGGCCAGCGCCACGGCCTGCCCATGATCAGCGTGCTGACGCTGGATGCCAAGGTCTGCGAGGATGCCCCGGCAGCCTATCGTGGCCTTGACCGCTTTGCCGCCCGCAAGCAGATCGTATCGGACCTGGAATCCCAAGGCCTGCTGCTGCAAGTACGCGACCACAAGCTGATGGTGCCGCGCGGCGATCGCACCAACAGCATCATCGAGCCCATGCTGACCGACCAGTGGTTCGTGGCCATGAGCCAACCTGCCCCTGCTGATAGCCTGCACCCAGGCAAAAGCATCACCCAGGTGGCGCTGGAGGTCGTGGCCGATGGCCGGGTGCAATTCGTGCCGGAAAACTGGACCACCACCTATAACCAATGGCTGGAAAAAATCCAGGACTGGTGCATCTCCCGCCAACTTTGGTGGGGCCACCAGATCCCGGCCTGGTATGCCGAGGACGGCCGCATCTTTGTGGCGAAATCTGCCGAGGACGCCGAGCGCCAGGCCCGCGAGGCCGGCGTCACCGGCCCCTTGACGCGTGATTCCGATGTGCTGGATACCTGGTTTTCATCCGCCCTGGTGCCGTTCACCGACCTGGGCTGGCCTGACCAGACGCCCGATCTGACGCGTTATCTGCCATCCGGGGTGCTGGTCACGGGGTTTGACATCATTTTCTTCTGGGTCGCCCGCATGATCATGATGAGCATGCACCAGACCGGCCAGGTGCCCTTTCGCACAGTCTATGTTCACGGACTGGTCTGCGACATGGAAGGCAAGAAAATGTCCAAATCCAAGGGCAACACCATTGATCCGGTGGATCTGATCGACGGCATTGCCCTGGAACCCCTGCTGGCCAAACGCACCGCAGGCCTGATGAACCCGAAACAGGCCGATTCCATCCGCAAGCGCACGCGCAAGGACTATCCCGATGGGATTCCGGCCTATGGCGCCGATGCCCTGCGCTTTACCATGGCGGCCTATGCCACCCTGGGGCGCAACATCAATTTCGACCTGAAGCGCTGCGAGGGCTACCGCAATTTCTGCAACAAGCTCTGGAATGCGACCCGTTTTGTGCTGATGAACGTCGAAGGCCACCCCTTGGGCCAAGCCCAGCCAAACGACCTGTCATTTGCCGACCGATGGATCATCGACGGCCTGCAGCAGCTAATCACCGACGTACACACCGGCTTCGCCCAGTATCGCTTCGATCAGGTGGCTGATCGCCTGTATCACTTCATCTGGGACGAATACTGCGACTGGTACCTGGAACTCGCCAAGGTCCGCCTGAATACGGGCGACGCCATCCAGCAGGCTGCAACCCGGCGCACGCTAATCCATGTGCTGGAAACTTTGCTGCGCCTGGTTCACCCCATCATGCCCTTCATCACCGAAGAGCTCTGGCAAAAAGTCTCCGTGGCGGCTGGGGTACGCCAGGCCGACACCCCTGCCAGCATCAGCGTCCAGGCCTTTCCCCAAACCAACGACGTGCTGTTGGCCCCCGAGGCCGCCCAATTGATGACCGAGTTCAAATCCCTGACCGATGCCATCCGGGCCTTGCGGGGCGAAATGAGCCTCGTCCCCAGTCAGCGGGTACCCCTGCTGGTCCAGGGCGCCACCACCGACCTGGCTGAACTGGCACCATATCTGATGGCCCTGGCACGCCTGGAAAACGTCCAGGCAGTCGACCAGCTACCTGATCTGGGCGCCCCGGTGCAGGTAGTGGGCACCACCCAGCTGATGCTGCACGTAGAAATCGATATCGCCGCCGAATGCGCCCGCCTGGACAAGGAAATCGATCGACTGGAAAAGGAAATCGCCAAGGCCAATGGCAAGCTATCCAATAGCAGCTTCATCGAACGCGCCCCAGCGGCCGTGGTCGATCAGGAAAAGGCACGCCTGGTGCAGTTTGGCGAAACCCTGGATCGCGTGCGCGCCCAACGCATCCGCCTGCAAGCCTAG
- the ndk gene encoding nucleoside-diphosphate kinase, giving the protein MAIERTLSIIKPDAVAKNVIGQIVARFEKAGLTVVAARLQQLSRSEAERFYGVHKERPFFKDLVDFMVSGPVFVQVLEGESAIAKNRDLMGATDPKKAEAGTIRADFADSIDANAVHGSDAPETAAVEIAFFFPESNVFSR; this is encoded by the coding sequence ATGGCTATTGAACGCACCCTCTCCATCATTAAACCCGATGCCGTTGCCAAAAACGTCATCGGCCAGATCGTCGCCCGTTTCGAAAAGGCCGGTCTGACAGTGGTCGCCGCCCGTTTGCAACAGCTCTCGCGCAGCGAAGCCGAGCGCTTCTATGGCGTGCACAAAGAGCGCCCCTTCTTCAAGGATCTGGTGGATTTCATGGTTTCCGGCCCGGTTTTCGTCCAGGTTCTGGAAGGCGAATCCGCCATTGCCAAAAACCGCGATCTGATGGGCGCCACCGACCCGAAGAAGGCCGAAGCCGGCACGATTCGCGCCGACTTTGCCGACAGCATCGATGCCAACGCCGTGCACGGTTCGGATGCCCCGGAAACCGCTGCTGTTGAAATTGCTTTCTTCTTCCCCGAAAGCAACGTTTTCAGCCGTTAA
- the rlmN gene encoding 23S rRNA (adenine(2503)-C(2))-methyltransferase RlmN, translating into MSDTELINVLGLDPAALQSLVAQWGGKPFRARQLSQWVHQRGADHFSDMSDLAKEFRAQLGAHCVVQAPPLNFQKHSTDGTRKWLFDMGAGNAIETVYIPEDDRGTLCISSQAGCTVACPFCSTGYQGFSRNLTTAEIIGQLWYANRALHDDPQAARLNGPAADARRAVSNVVMMGMGEPLLNYDQVLGALRLMVDDHAYGLSRRRVTVSTSGVVPMIDRLAQDCPVALAVSLHAPNDALRDRLVPLNRKYPLAQLLDACNRYLEVAPRDFITFEYIMLDGVNDADEQAQELIQIARQVRCKFNLIPFNPFPQSGLKRSPSARIRLFAQQLTDAGLVVTVRKTRGDDIDAACGQLAGEVKDRTRINERLPDRARIVIRKKENG; encoded by the coding sequence ATGTCTGATACTGAATTGATCAATGTCCTGGGGCTGGACCCCGCCGCACTGCAGTCCCTGGTCGCTCAATGGGGAGGCAAGCCCTTTCGTGCGCGCCAGTTGTCGCAGTGGGTGCACCAGCGTGGGGCGGATCATTTCTCCGACATGAGCGATCTGGCCAAAGAGTTTCGTGCGCAGCTGGGCGCCCATTGCGTTGTCCAGGCGCCGCCACTGAATTTCCAAAAGCACTCGACCGACGGCACCCGCAAGTGGCTGTTCGATATGGGTGCGGGCAATGCCATTGAAACCGTCTATATCCCCGAGGACGATCGTGGCACCCTTTGTATTTCCAGCCAGGCAGGCTGCACGGTGGCCTGTCCGTTTTGCTCCACGGGTTATCAGGGTTTCAGCCGTAATCTCACCACCGCCGAAATCATCGGCCAGCTGTGGTATGCCAATCGCGCCCTGCACGACGACCCCCAGGCCGCCCGCCTCAATGGTCCTGCGGCCGATGCCCGACGCGCTGTCAGCAATGTGGTCATGATGGGCATGGGCGAACCTTTGCTGAATTACGACCAGGTGCTGGGCGCTTTGCGCCTGATGGTCGATGACCATGCCTATGGCCTGTCGCGTCGGCGCGTCACCGTGTCCACTTCCGGCGTCGTGCCCATGATCGATCGCCTGGCGCAGGATTGCCCCGTGGCGCTGGCCGTGTCGCTGCATGCGCCCAATGATGCCTTGCGGGATCGTCTGGTGCCGCTCAACCGAAAATATCCGCTGGCGCAGTTGCTGGATGCTTGCAACCGCTACCTCGAAGTCGCGCCGCGTGACTTCATCACGTTTGAATACATCATGCTCGATGGCGTCAACGATGCCGACGAGCAAGCGCAAGAGCTGATTCAGATCGCTCGCCAGGTGCGCTGCAAATTCAATCTGATTCCGTTTAATCCCTTCCCGCAATCTGGCCTGAAACGCTCGCCATCCGCCCGTATCCGTCTGTTTGCCCAGCAGTTGACCGATGCGGGGCTGGTGGTCACGGTGCGCAAGACCCGGGGCGACGATATCGATGCGGCTTGTGGTCAACTGGCCGGCGAGGTCAAGGACCGCACCCGCATCAACGAACGCCTGCCAGACAGGGCCCGCATTGTCATACGCAAAAAGGAAAATGGATGA
- a CDS encoding helix-turn-helix transcriptional regulator, whose translation MSDLSDDLLSPAAASGAESLSVGETLKRLRETRGLTLPEVSARIKYSAVQLGYLESCDWSRLPEGVPLRGLVRNYTRFLGADTDALLRLLDQAVGSTRPTPVASSSLGTRRVIQQSDKSARGEPAHRTWAWLLLLLVLFAVAGVYAINRGWVPDEWLIFDWLKALRP comes from the coding sequence ATGAGTGACCTCTCTGACGATCTGCTGTCGCCCGCTGCGGCCAGCGGCGCTGAAAGCCTGTCGGTAGGCGAGACCCTCAAGCGCCTGCGCGAGACGCGTGGCCTGACGCTGCCCGAGGTTTCCGCACGGATCAAATACTCCGCCGTGCAACTGGGGTATCTCGAATCCTGCGACTGGAGCCGTCTGCCCGAAGGCGTACCCCTGCGTGGGTTGGTGCGTAATTACACCCGTTTTCTAGGTGCGGATACCGATGCATTGCTGCGTTTGCTGGACCAGGCAGTCGGTTCGACGCGGCCGACGCCTGTGGCCAGCAGTTCGCTGGGCACGCGGCGGGTCATCCAGCAATCCGACAAGAGCGCCCGCGGTGAACCTGCCCATCGCACCTGGGCCTGGCTGCTGCTGTTATTGGTTTTATTTGCCGTGGCCGGGGTGTATGCCATCAATCGGGGGTGGGTACCTGACGAGTGGCTGATTTTTGATTGGTTGAAGGCTTTGCGCCCATGA
- the ispG gene encoding flavodoxin-dependent (E)-4-hydroxy-3-methylbut-2-enyl-diphosphate synthase: MMSDSVVTEPAAAARRPTRAVDVRWGDHVVRVGGDAPVVVQSMTNTDTADAQATARQVQELWQAGSELVRVTVNTPEAAAQVAALREALDGMGVPVPLVGDFHYNGHKLLTQFPDCAQALSKYRINPGNMGAGKHRDDNFAQMIEVACRYDKPVRIGVNWGSLDQVLLARMMDDNAARAQPWTAGAVMREALVVSAISNAERAQQLGLAGNAIVLSCKVSHVQDLITVYRDLSQRCDYPLHLGLTEAGMGSKGIVASTAALAVLLQQGIGDTIRISLTPEPGGDRCREVIVAQEILQTMGLRAFTPMVVACPGCGRTSSTVFQELAASIQDYLRNQMPVWKHHYPGVENMHVAVMGCVVNGPGESRHADIGISLPGTGEIPSAPVYVDGKRVVTLKGDSIAQEFKQIVEDYVARRYGQCGQAPAHRPGVVARQTE; this comes from the coding sequence ATGATGTCCGATTCTGTTGTGACCGAGCCCGCCGCCGCAGCGCGTCGGCCCACGCGTGCGGTGGACGTGCGCTGGGGCGATCATGTGGTGCGTGTGGGGGGGGATGCGCCGGTGGTGGTGCAGTCCATGACCAACACCGATACCGCCGATGCCCAGGCGACGGCCCGCCAGGTGCAGGAACTCTGGCAGGCGGGTTCGGAACTCGTCCGGGTCACGGTCAACACTCCCGAGGCCGCCGCCCAGGTCGCGGCTCTGCGCGAGGCCCTGGATGGCATGGGCGTGCCTGTGCCCCTGGTGGGGGATTTTCACTATAACGGGCATAAACTCCTGACTCAGTTTCCGGACTGTGCCCAGGCGCTGTCAAAATATCGCATCAACCCCGGCAATATGGGGGCGGGTAAACATCGCGACGATAACTTCGCCCAAATGATCGAGGTCGCCTGCCGCTACGACAAGCCGGTGCGTATCGGGGTCAACTGGGGCAGCCTGGACCAGGTACTGCTGGCCCGGATGATGGATGACAATGCCGCCCGTGCCCAGCCCTGGACGGCAGGCGCCGTCATGCGCGAGGCCCTGGTGGTGTCGGCCATCAGCAATGCCGAGCGTGCCCAGCAGCTGGGCTTGGCGGGCAATGCGATCGTGCTGTCCTGCAAGGTCAGTCACGTGCAGGATTTGATCACGGTGTATCGGGACCTGTCCCAGCGCTGTGATTATCCCCTGCACCTGGGCTTGACCGAGGCGGGCATGGGCTCCAAGGGCATCGTGGCGTCTACTGCCGCCTTGGCCGTGCTGCTGCAGCAGGGCATTGGCGACACGATCCGTATTTCCCTGACGCCTGAACCTGGCGGCGACCGTTGCCGCGAGGTCATTGTGGCCCAGGAAATCCTGCAGACCATGGGCTTGCGGGCTTTCACCCCGATGGTGGTGGCCTGCCCAGGGTGTGGCCGGACCAGCAGCACCGTGTTCCAGGAACTCGCGGCCAGCATCCAGGACTACCTGCGCAATCAGATGCCGGTCTGGAAGCATCATTATCCTGGGGTCGAAAACATGCACGTGGCCGTCATGGGCTGTGTCGTCAATGGTCCTGGCGAGAGCCGTCATGCCGATATCGGCATCAGCCTGCCGGGCACGGGTGAAATCCCATCCGCCCCGGTCTATGTCGATGGCAAGCGTGTCGTCACCCTCAAGGGCGACTCCATCGCCCAGGAATTCAAGCAAATCGTTGAAGATTACGTGGCGCGGCGCTACGGACAGTGCGGGCAGGCGCCTGCGCATCGTCCCGGCGTCGTGGCGCGTCAGACAGAGTAG